In a single window of the Porites lutea chromosome 14, jaPorLute2.1, whole genome shotgun sequence genome:
- the LOC140924692 gene encoding uncharacterized protein yields the protein MAAAADPHDLLCSTDGKENFIRLTRLLISGGTTLLRETFDMIISPSTLPTTLNNSSTKAQLKTAKLTKPQWDCLYPSPGLNGRSTDFDVTLLFRLLRTICNLAPPTTGWDAIPATTDLSLTADLVRIKHYRNSVYGHVNQGMSITGAEFLTLWKEISKALVRIAGKISPKKKTEWQVAIDKFLKDPLTVEHERHVVELEMWYQSDTEVKKSIEELKIAVAEEGRDIKGIKDHLERDVTQEGIDRLETMVQDLKDQLEKVNQSIERLNSSAGLCSPSRARLRLLLNCERLAGASSPSGVLQEAGLRSVVRELPGVVQGVPLVDPVPSSQPQIVTTSESTQEVLNMIASKYLQKLDPSTPEEFNGFREYMEKVREVIIVDVKTGSLIITVECSSLQILDELWIDYKTGRLNEMTQKYLVTEEVLKAFGLTELKLKTTIVEEEYRACREVFLTSLVNDEQAVRKFADLDASEGSKQQTLSGQQRIISDQKTTHEEPVLNKDTKRSSASEGMEIFVKMLTGKITKIGVEESDFIEDVKEKLYHLEGIPTDQQRLMFSGRELMDGNSLKDCNIQNKSMIFLVLRLRDSFEISIRTLAGRTISLPVESADSVQIVKAKVYDKVGVPPDQQRFVYGGRLLENTRSLSYYKIKNKSTLQLVVKRRDTIFIRINAENPITFSVEFDANDTIENIKGKIRDKEGVPLEKQHLTFAGMELEDHCTLNDYSIQKESTLNLDLKLPNVVQIVVKMPAGKTIKLNMESNCSTDALKQKIMEKEGASTEQQRLFCGGEELESGRTLNDYKISSGSTVYLISCKLMEKK from the exons ATGGCAGCTGCTGCTGATCCACATGACTTGCTTTGTTCAACGgatggaaaagaaaattttatacGCCTTACCCGACTTTTAATAAGTGGAGGCACGACTCTTTTAAGGGAAACGTTTGACATGATTATTTCACCAAGTACACTTCCAACAACCTTGAACAATTCTAGTACGAAAGCACAGCTTAAGACAGCGAAACTTACCAAGCCACAATGGGACTGTCTTTACCCCTCTCCAGGGCTGAACGGCAGGTCGACAGATTTTGATGTCACCTTGCTATTTCGTTTGCTCAGGACAATATGCAACCTCGCCCCTCCAACCACAGGATGGGATGCGATACCGGCCACTACAGACCTCAGTTTGACTGCAGATTTGGTCAGAATAAAACATTACCGAAACTCAGTCTATGGACACGTTAACCAAGGCATGTCAATTACTGGTGCCGAGTTTTTGACACTTTGGAAGGAAATTAGCAAAGCTCTAGTCCGGATTGCAGGGAAAATCAGccctaaaaagaaaactgaatggCAAGTAGCCATCGATAAGTTTTTGAAAGATCCTCTCACTGTAGAGCATGAGCGGCATGTTGTTGAATTGGAGATGTGGTATCAAAGTGATACGGAAGTCAAAAAAAGCATAGAGGAACTGAAAATAGCAGTTGCAGAGGAAGGTCGTGACATCAAAGGCATCAAAGATCATCTAGAGCGGGATGTAACTCAAGAAGGCATTGACCGTTTGGAGACAATGGTTCAAGATCTAAAAGATCAACTGGAAAAGGTGAATCAGTCCATAGAAAGACTTAACTCTTCAGCGGGCTTGTGTTCACCGTCAAGAG CTCGTCTACGACTTTTGCTTAATTGTGAGAGGTTGGCAGGAGCTTCTTCTCCAAGTGGAGTGCTCCAAGAAGCT GGCCTTCGATCAGTGGTACGGGAACTTCCAGGAGTGGTACAAGGAGTCCCGTTAGTAGATCCTGTCCCCTCAAGTCAACCACAAATAGTGACTACATCTGAGTCTACCCAAGAAGTGTTGAATATGATTGCGTCAAAGTACTTACAGAAACTTGACCCATCAACACCTGAAGAGTTTAATGGTTTTAGAGAGTACATGGAAAAGGTACGTGAAGTGATTATTGTTGATGTTAAAACAGGAAGCTTGATTATCACTGTTGAATGCAGTTCTCTTCAAATCCTTGACGAACTGTGGATAGACTATAAAACAGGTCGTCTTAATGAAATGACGCAGAAATACCTTGTGACAGAAGAAGTTCTTAAAGCGTTTGGGCTAACAGAGCTGAAACTGAAGACAACGATCGTGGAGGAGGAGTACAGAGCTTGTCGCGAGGTTTTCTTAACGAGTTTGG TAAATGACGAACAAGCAGTGAGAAAGTTTGCGGATCTTGACGCATCTGAGGGAAGCAAACAACAAACCCTATCGGGTCAGCAACGCATAATCTCTGATCAAAAGACAACTCACGAAGAACCTGTTCTGAATAAGGACACTAAGCGCAGTTCTGCTAGTGAAGGCATGGAAATCTTCGTAAAGATGCTAACTGGAAAGATAACTAAAATAGGCGTTGAGGAAAGCGATTTCATTGAAGATGTGAAGGAAAAGCTTTACCACCTGGAAGGGATTCCTACTGACCAGCAACGTCTTATGTTTTCTGGCAGAGAATTGATGGATGGCAACTCTTTGAAGGACTGCAACATCCAAAACAAATCTATGATATTCTTGGTCTTGCGTCTTCGGGATAGTTTCGAAATTTCCATTAGAACCCTGGCTGGAAGGACCATTTCATTACCTGTTGAATCAGCCGATTCTGTCCAGATTGTAAAAGCCAAAGTTTATGACAAGGTGGGTGTTCCCCCTGATCAGCAACGTTTCGTTTATGGTGGTAGGCTACTTGAAAACACTCGTTCTCTAAGCTACTACAAAATTAAGAACAAATCAACTTTACAGTTGGTGGTAAAACGCCGGGACACCATATTCATTCGAATAAATGCTGAGAACCCCATCACGTTCTCTGTAGAATTCGACGCAAATGACACCATTGAGaacataaaaggaaaaattcgaGACAAGGAAGGCGTTCCGCTAGAAAAACAACATCTCACGTTTGCTGGAATGGAACTGGAAGACCATTGTACTCTAAATGACTATAGCATTCAAAAAGAGTCAACATTGAACTTGGATTTAAAGCTGCCAAATGTCGTGCAGATTGTCGTTAAGATGCCTgctggaaaaacgataaaattGAATATGGAATCGAATTGTTCAACCGACGCtttgaagcaaaaaattatGGAGAAAGAAGGAGCGTCAACCGAACAACAACGCCTCTTTTGTGGAGGCGAGGAGCTGGAAAGTGGTCGTACTCTTAATGACTACAAGATATCTAGCGGCTCAACTGTATATTTGATTTCGTGTAAGTTAATGGAGAAGAAGTAG